Proteins encoded together in one Streptomyces umbrinus window:
- a CDS encoding DUF881 domain-containing protein encodes MSNSADSPQSGSSPGTIRRFRPVRVLTVAVFALAGLIFFTSFNTAKGTNIRTDASLLKLSDLIQERSHKNGQLDESNGSLREDVETLAERDNGSTKAEEAKLAALEKNAGTQKLKGEALTVTLNDAPPNATAKLPGYPEPQPDYLVIHQQDLQAVVNALWQGGAKGIKVMDQRLISTSAVRCVGNTLILQGRVYSPPYKIQAVGDPEKLQKALSASKAIQNYMVYVNVYGLGWKVDEDGTVTLPGYSGTVDLHYAKPVE; translated from the coding sequence TTGAGCAATTCTGCCGACTCTCCCCAGTCAGGTTCCAGCCCTGGCACAATCCGGCGTTTCCGGCCGGTGCGGGTGCTGACCGTGGCCGTGTTCGCCCTGGCCGGACTGATCTTCTTCACCAGCTTCAACACGGCCAAGGGCACCAATATCCGTACGGACGCCTCGCTGCTGAAGCTCTCCGACCTGATTCAGGAGCGCAGCCACAAGAACGGGCAGCTCGACGAGAGCAACGGATCGCTGCGTGAGGACGTGGAGACACTCGCCGAGCGGGACAACGGCAGTACGAAGGCGGAGGAGGCCAAGCTCGCCGCCCTGGAGAAGAACGCGGGCACCCAGAAGCTCAAGGGCGAGGCCCTCACGGTCACTCTCAACGACGCGCCCCCGAACGCCACCGCCAAGCTCCCCGGCTACCCAGAGCCGCAGCCCGACTACCTGGTCATCCACCAGCAGGACCTCCAGGCCGTGGTGAACGCCCTGTGGCAGGGCGGTGCCAAGGGCATCAAGGTCATGGACCAGCGGCTGATCTCCACCTCCGCCGTCCGCTGCGTGGGAAACACCCTGATCCTCCAGGGCCGCGTCTACTCGCCCCCGTACAAGATCCAGGCGGTCGGTGACCCGGAGAAGCTCCAGAAGGCCCTCTCGGCGTCCAAGGCGATCCAGAACTACATGGTGTACGTCAACGTCTACGGGCTCGGCTGGAAAGTCGACGAGGACGGGACCGTGACTCTGCCCGGCTACTCGGGCACAGTGGATCTCCACTACGCGAAGCCTGTGGAGTAG
- a CDS encoding rhomboid family intramembrane serine protease → MDQAPGSPQEPQGAASLPTCYRHPDRETGVRCTRCERPICPECMISASVGFQCPECVRNGSGTGHAPDAAQPRTLAGGTVAADPRLITKILVGLNLAVFLVQLSVGDRFTDSFDLIGRAFVPILGSVEGVAEGQWYRMVTAMFLHGSYIHIAFNMLSLWWIGGPLEAALGRARYIALYAVSGLAGSALTYLIAEPNQPSLGASGAIFGLFGATAILMRRLNYDMRPVIALLVINLIFTFGWSNIAWEAHIGGLVGGVVIGYAMVHAPRERRALIQYGVCALVLIAVVVMTLVRTGQLT, encoded by the coding sequence ATGGACCAGGCGCCAGGCAGCCCGCAGGAACCACAGGGTGCCGCGAGCCTGCCCACCTGTTACCGGCACCCGGACCGGGAGACCGGTGTCCGCTGTACGCGCTGCGAGCGTCCCATCTGCCCCGAGTGCATGATCAGCGCCTCCGTCGGCTTCCAGTGCCCGGAATGCGTGCGGAACGGTTCCGGCACGGGTCATGCCCCCGACGCCGCCCAGCCCCGCACCCTCGCCGGCGGCACGGTCGCCGCGGATCCCCGGCTGATCACCAAGATTCTCGTCGGGCTCAATCTCGCCGTCTTCCTGGTCCAGCTCTCCGTGGGCGACCGCTTCACCGACAGCTTCGACCTCATCGGCCGGGCCTTTGTGCCGATCCTCGGAAGCGTCGAGGGCGTCGCCGAGGGCCAGTGGTACCGGATGGTCACGGCGATGTTCCTGCACGGCAGCTATATCCACATCGCCTTCAACATGCTCAGTCTGTGGTGGATCGGCGGCCCCCTGGAGGCGGCCCTCGGCCGCGCCCGCTACATCGCCCTGTACGCGGTGTCCGGCCTCGCCGGCAGTGCGCTCACTTATCTGATCGCCGAGCCGAACCAGCCGTCGCTCGGTGCCTCCGGCGCGATCTTCGGCCTGTTCGGTGCGACCGCCATCCTCATGCGGCGGCTCAACTACGACATGCGCCCGGTGATCGCCTTGCTGGTGATCAACCTGATCTTCACCTTCGGGTGGAGCAACATCGCCTGGGAGGCCCACATCGGCGGCCTCGTCGGCGGTGTGGTGATCGGCTACGCGATGGTGCACGCGCCCCGCGAGCGGCGGGCCCTGATCCAGTACGGCGTGTGCGCGCTGGTGCTGATCGCGGTTGTGGTCATGACACTGGTGAGGACCGGCCAGCTCACCTGA
- the pknB gene encoding Stk1 family PASTA domain-containing Ser/Thr kinase, with protein MEEPRRLGGRYELGHVLGRGGMAEVHLAHDTRLGRTVAVKTLRADLARDPSFQARFRREAQSAASLNHPAIVAVYDTGEDYIEGISIPYIVMEYVDGSTLRELLHSGRKLLPERAMEMTIGILQALEYSHRNGIVHRDIKPANVMLTRNGQVKVMDFGIARAMGDSGMTMTQTAAVIGTAQYLSPEQAKGEQVDARSDLYSAGCLLYELLTVRPPFIGDSPVAVAYQHVREEPQAPSVFDPEITPEMDAIVLKALTKDPDYRYQSADEMRVDIEACLDGQPVAATAAMGSVGYGGYPDDRPTTALRSTDAQATSMLPPMNPDDGGFGYDDRAGRRRQQKKSNTSTILLVVAGLLVLVGAILIGKWAFTGQGGSGDDAFPAPNFVNQTQSEAEKLATNRELELKIDSKPCENTPKNSVCAQNPRAETQVKKGDTITLTVSTGAPKVAVPNVIDDPVDEATEKLEDDKYGFTVKTESKESSETPGTVLEQDPTAGDEVEKGSTITLTVAKEKEQSTVPDVSGLSCDDAKAQMEQNDLKGTCTDVETDDDNLVGKVVATSPTANSSADPGSTVNIQIGKAAEEEEEFAMPKVTQMTLAQAKQVLAQNNLQLGNIQGSQDDNAIVLASNPQEGQQVKAGDRVNLGTIDAGQQNNGGNGNGGLIGGGG; from the coding sequence ATGGAAGAGCCGCGTCGCCTCGGCGGCCGGTACGAGCTGGGCCACGTGCTCGGCCGTGGTGGCATGGCGGAGGTACATCTCGCCCATGACACCCGGCTCGGCCGCACGGTGGCGGTGAAGACGCTGCGAGCGGACCTCGCGCGCGATCCGTCGTTCCAGGCCCGGTTCCGCCGGGAGGCCCAGTCGGCCGCCTCGCTCAACCATCCCGCGATCGTCGCCGTGTACGACACGGGTGAGGACTACATCGAGGGCATCTCCATCCCGTACATCGTGATGGAGTACGTCGACGGGTCCACGCTGCGAGAGCTGCTGCACTCCGGGCGCAAGCTGCTGCCCGAGCGCGCCATGGAGATGACCATCGGCATCCTCCAGGCGCTCGAGTACTCGCACCGCAACGGAATCGTCCACCGCGACATCAAGCCGGCGAACGTCATGCTGACGCGCAACGGCCAGGTCAAGGTCATGGACTTCGGTATCGCCCGCGCCATGGGCGACTCCGGCATGACGATGACGCAGACCGCGGCGGTCATAGGAACCGCGCAGTACCTGTCCCCGGAGCAGGCGAAGGGCGAGCAGGTCGACGCCCGCTCCGACCTGTACTCCGCGGGCTGTCTGCTGTACGAGCTCCTGACGGTCCGCCCGCCGTTCATCGGGGACTCCCCGGTCGCGGTCGCGTACCAGCACGTACGCGAGGAGCCGCAGGCGCCCAGCGTCTTCGACCCCGAGATCACGCCCGAGATGGACGCCATCGTCCTGAAGGCGCTCACCAAGGACCCGGACTACCGGTACCAGTCCGCCGACGAGATGCGCGTCGACATCGAGGCCTGCCTCGACGGCCAGCCCGTCGCGGCCACGGCGGCCATGGGCTCCGTGGGCTACGGCGGCTACCCGGACGACCGGCCCACCACCGCGCTGCGCTCCACGGACGCGCAGGCCACGTCCATGCTGCCCCCGATGAACCCGGACGACGGCGGCTTCGGCTACGACGACCGTGCGGGGCGCCGACGCCAGCAGAAGAAGAGCAACACCTCGACGATCCTGCTGGTCGTCGCGGGTCTGCTCGTGCTGGTCGGCGCGATCCTCATCGGCAAGTGGGCGTTCACCGGACAGGGCGGGTCGGGCGACGACGCGTTCCCGGCGCCGAACTTCGTGAACCAGACCCAGTCCGAGGCCGAGAAGCTGGCGACCAACCGCGAGCTGGAGCTGAAGATCGACTCCAAGCCCTGCGAGAACACCCCGAAGAACAGTGTCTGCGCCCAGAACCCGAGGGCGGAGACGCAGGTCAAGAAGGGCGACACGATCACGCTGACCGTGTCGACGGGGGCGCCGAAGGTCGCGGTACCGAACGTCATCGACGACCCGGTCGACGAGGCCACGGAGAAGCTCGAGGACGACAAGTACGGCTTCACGGTCAAGACGGAGTCCAAGGAGTCCAGCGAGACACCCGGCACGGTCCTCGAACAGGACCCGACGGCGGGCGACGAGGTGGAGAAGGGCTCCACGATCACCCTCACCGTCGCCAAGGAGAAGGAACAGTCCACTGTTCCGGACGTCAGCGGCCTGAGCTGTGACGACGCCAAGGCGCAGATGGAGCAGAACGACCTCAAGGGAACCTGCACCGACGTGGAGACCGACGACGACAACCTCGTCGGCAAGGTCGTCGCCACATCGCCCACGGCCAACTCCTCAGCCGACCCGGGCTCCACGGTGAACATCCAGATCGGCAAGGCGGCGGAGGAAGAAGAAGAATTCGCCATGCCGAAGGTGACCCAGATGACCCTCGCCCAGGCCAAGCAGGTTCTTGCGCAGAACAACCTTCAGCTCGGCAACATCCAGGGGTCGCAGGACGACAACGCCATCGTCCTCGCCAGCAACCCGCAGGAGGGCCAGCAGGTGAAGGCCGGCGACAGGGTCAACCTCGGGACGATCGACGCCGGGCAGCAGAACAACGGCGGCAACGGCAACGGCGGCCTCATCGGAGGCGGCGGCTGA
- a CDS encoding class E sortase yields the protein MRVVVRTFSELCITVGTVIVLFVVYVLFWTGVKADTAMDDQIAQLQEQWSKGSVAAGPKEPRSTGTGAPGTSPEEPTPYKDGKPFAVMYIPRLGFTWNKPVLEGTRAGTLKKGLGHYASTAQLGEPGNFAVAGHRRTYGDPFKDFPRLRPGDSVVLTDGTTWFTYRIDTKPYKTLPSDIAVIDPVPKKSGYTRAGRYLTLTTCEPEWGHSHRLIVWAHLDSTQPVEAGKPGALRR from the coding sequence GTGCGAGTGGTCGTCAGGACGTTCAGTGAGCTGTGCATCACCGTCGGCACCGTGATCGTGCTCTTCGTGGTGTACGTGCTGTTCTGGACGGGTGTGAAGGCCGACACCGCGATGGACGACCAGATCGCCCAGCTCCAGGAGCAGTGGTCGAAGGGTTCCGTGGCGGCCGGGCCCAAGGAGCCGAGGTCCACGGGGACGGGCGCCCCCGGCACGAGCCCCGAGGAGCCGACCCCGTACAAGGACGGCAAGCCCTTCGCTGTGATGTACATCCCGCGGCTTGGTTTCACGTGGAACAAGCCCGTGCTCGAAGGCACGAGGGCGGGCACCCTCAAGAAGGGCCTCGGCCACTACGCGAGCACCGCACAGCTCGGAGAGCCGGGGAACTTCGCCGTCGCCGGCCACCGGCGCACGTACGGGGACCCGTTCAAGGATTTCCCCAGGCTGCGGCCGGGTGACTCGGTGGTGCTGACCGACGGGACGACCTGGTTCACGTATCGCATCGACACAAAGCCCTACAAAACATTGCCGAGTGACATAGCGGTCATTGACCCCGTACCGAAGAAGTCGGGGTACACGCGTGCGGGCCGGTATCTCACGCTGACGACCTGCGAGCCGGAATGGGGCCACAGTCACCGGCTGATCGTCTGGGCACATCTTGACTCGACCCAGCCTGTAGAGGCTGGGAAACCGGGGGCCCTACGCCGTTAG
- a CDS encoding DUF5324 family protein, producing the protein MTRKDSVRAAAESAKDSVRHAAEVVAPYADTTRDRATQYAHEARVKLAPKVSAAALQAAEQARTQYDAHLAPRLEQARTHVPPKVDQAAHEAAVRTRKAARQAADYSRPRIEQARVAAGPVRDEATSRSVAALAALRGQVSAKQVEKLVRKQERRARVGRLAKGLAVLGILAGGAFAAWKWWDKQANPDWLVEPPAATEVPEGGHLTSVDGNAQDELDPEVQAKQAEAEAAEHKDRG; encoded by the coding sequence GTGACCCGCAAGGACAGCGTGCGCGCAGCGGCCGAGTCGGCAAAGGACAGCGTGCGGCACGCCGCGGAAGTGGTGGCGCCCTACGCCGACACGACCAGGGACCGCGCCACGCAGTATGCGCACGAAGCACGCGTCAAGCTCGCGCCGAAGGTGTCGGCCGCCGCGCTCCAGGCCGCTGAACAGGCACGCACGCAGTACGACGCCCATCTCGCCCCGCGTCTTGAGCAGGCGCGGACGCATGTGCCGCCGAAGGTCGACCAGGCCGCCCACGAGGCAGCGGTCCGCACCCGCAAGGCCGCGCGGCAGGCGGCGGACTACTCCCGGCCGAGGATCGAGCAGGCCAGGGTCGCGGCCGGCCCCGTTCGCGATGAGGCCACGTCCCGCAGCGTGGCGGCTCTGGCCGCGCTGCGCGGTCAGGTCTCGGCCAAGCAGGTGGAGAAGCTGGTCCGTAAGCAGGAGCGGCGGGCCAGGGTCGGCCGCCTCGCCAAGGGCCTCGCCGTGCTGGGCATCCTGGCCGGTGGCGCCTTCGCCGCCTGGAAGTGGTGGGACAAGCAGGCCAACCCCGACTGGCTGGTCGAACCGCCCGCCGCCACGGAGGTCCCGGAGGGCGGCCACCTGACCTCGGTCGACGGCAACGCCCAGGACGAACTCGACCCCGAGGTCCAGGCCAAGCAGGCCGAGGCGGAGGCCGCGGAGCACAAGGACCGCGGCTGA
- a CDS encoding sigma-70 family RNA polymerase sigma factor, which yields MSQELPRTATGARPMRKLPLDFEAFHRMYRPIYVHWAEIRLGSRADAEEAVDAAFEKLLRAWSTVLTKENPTAYAWRVLRHTTIDFSRARDRRPALIGEAAFETVALSQAVDPIGQFEESLSLYEAIGQLPPRQMDVMLLQFGQGFTVEEVAAALGITPAGVRSTVRHARRRLEHAYGVKRRLEATRSESPAQGEGERDDFARSGSEEGHADDIAH from the coding sequence GTGAGCCAGGAACTTCCCCGAACCGCGACCGGCGCCCGGCCGATGAGGAAACTGCCGCTGGATTTCGAGGCATTCCACCGGATGTACCGGCCGATCTACGTCCACTGGGCGGAGATCCGGCTGGGCAGCAGGGCCGATGCCGAGGAGGCCGTCGACGCGGCCTTCGAGAAGTTGCTCAGGGCCTGGTCCACCGTCCTGACGAAGGAGAACCCGACCGCGTACGCCTGGCGCGTGCTCAGGCACACCACCATCGACTTCTCCAGGGCCCGGGACCGCCGCCCCGCCCTCATCGGCGAGGCCGCCTTCGAGACAGTGGCGCTCAGTCAGGCGGTCGACCCCATAGGCCAGTTCGAGGAGAGCCTCAGCCTCTACGAGGCGATCGGACAGCTTCCCCCACGTCAGATGGACGTCATGCTCCTGCAGTTCGGCCAGGGCTTCACCGTGGAGGAGGTGGCGGCCGCGCTCGGGATCACCCCGGCAGGCGTACGTTCCACCGTCCGCCACGCCAGGCGACGGCTGGAGCACGCGTACGGGGTCAAGAGGCGACTTGAGGCCACGCGGTCTGAGAGCCCCGCACAGGGCGAGGGCGAACGCGATGACTTCGCGCGGAGCGGGAGCGAGGAAGGGCATGCCGATGACATCGCACATTGA
- a CDS encoding class E sortase yields MAATTDHEEHTDARASSPAPRRRGGRIAAAVSVFGELLITAGLILGLFVAYSLWWTNVVADREADKQGDKVRDHWAEDRGPVGLDTKDGIGFLHVPAMKNGEVLVKKGTSTKSLNNGIAGYYTDPVKSALPQDKKGNFSLAAHRDGHGAKFHNIDKLKKGDAIVFETKDDWYVYKVYATLPETSKFNVKVLGPVPKESGKKKAGRYITLTTCTPVYTSRYRYVVWGELDRVEKVNDERTPPPELR; encoded by the coding sequence GTGGCAGCGACGACCGACCACGAAGAGCACACGGACGCCCGGGCGTCCTCGCCCGCGCCGCGGCGCCGCGGCGGCCGGATCGCGGCGGCCGTCAGTGTCTTCGGCGAACTCCTCATCACGGCGGGCCTGATCCTCGGCCTGTTCGTCGCCTACTCGCTGTGGTGGACGAACGTCGTCGCGGACCGTGAGGCCGACAAGCAGGGCGACAAGGTGCGCGACCACTGGGCGGAGGACCGTGGCCCGGTCGGTCTGGACACCAAGGACGGCATCGGCTTCCTGCACGTCCCGGCGATGAAGAACGGCGAGGTGCTGGTCAAGAAGGGCACCTCAACGAAGTCCCTCAACAACGGCATCGCCGGCTACTACACCGACCCCGTCAAGTCCGCCCTCCCGCAGGACAAGAAGGGCAACTTCTCGCTGGCCGCCCACCGCGACGGCCACGGCGCCAAGTTCCACAACATCGACAAGCTCAAGAAGGGCGACGCGATCGTCTTCGAGACCAAGGACGACTGGTACGTCTACAAGGTCTACGCGACCCTTCCCGAGACGTCGAAGTTCAACGTCAAGGTCCTCGGGCCCGTCCCCAAGGAATCGGGCAAGAAGAAGGCCGGCCGCTACATCACGCTCACGACCTGCACGCCCGTCTACACGTCCCGCTACCGGTACGTCGTCTGGGGCGAGCTGGACCGCGTGGAGAAGGTCAACGACGAGCGGACCCCGCCGCCGGAACTGCGCTGA
- a CDS encoding aminodeoxychorismate/anthranilate synthase component II, which translates to MSARILVVDNYDSFVFNLVQYLYQLGAQCEVLRNDEVSALHAQDGFDGVLLSPGPGTPEEAGVCVDMVRHCAETGIPVFGVCLGMQSMQVAYGGVVDRAPELLHGKTSLVEHEGRGVFAGLPSPFTATRYHSLAAEPKTVPVELEVTARTHDGIIMGLRHRELLVEGVQFHPESVLTEHGHRMLANWLVECGDQGAVARSVGLAPVVGRATA; encoded by the coding sequence GTGAGCGCGCGGATTCTCGTCGTCGACAACTACGACAGCTTCGTCTTCAACCTGGTCCAGTACCTCTACCAGCTGGGCGCCCAGTGCGAGGTCCTGCGCAACGACGAGGTGTCGGCGCTGCACGCACAGGACGGCTTCGACGGCGTACTGCTGTCGCCCGGCCCCGGCACGCCCGAAGAGGCCGGAGTCTGCGTCGACATGGTCCGGCACTGCGCCGAGACCGGCATCCCCGTCTTCGGGGTCTGCCTCGGGATGCAGTCGATGCAGGTGGCGTACGGCGGGGTCGTGGACCGCGCGCCCGAGCTGCTGCACGGCAAGACCTCGCTCGTCGAGCACGAGGGCAGGGGGGTGTTCGCGGGGCTTCCGTCGCCCTTCACCGCCACCCGCTACCACTCGCTGGCCGCCGAGCCGAAGACCGTCCCTGTCGAGCTGGAGGTCACGGCCCGTACGCACGACGGAATCATCATGGGGCTCAGGCACCGTGAACTCCTGGTCGAGGGTGTGCAGTTCCACCCCGAGTCCGTGCTGACCGAGCACGGTCACCGCATGCTGGCCAACTGGCTGGTGGAGTGCGGGGACCAGGGAGCCGTCGCCAGATCGGTCGGGCTCGCCCCGGTGGTGGGCAGGGCCACGGCGTGA
- a CDS encoding helix-turn-helix domain-containing protein: MDAAQQEATARARELQRNWYGEPLGALFRRLIDDLGLNQARLAGVLGLSAPMLSQLMSGQRAKIGNPAVVQRVQLLQDLAGQVADGSVSAAEATERMDEIKKSQGGSVLSNTTQSTTSSGGAPTVKRVVREIQSLLRSVAAAGDIIEAADTLAPTHPELAEFLRVYGAGRTSDAVAHYQSHQS, encoded by the coding sequence ATGGACGCCGCACAGCAGGAAGCAACCGCAAGAGCCCGGGAGCTGCAGCGGAACTGGTACGGAGAGCCGTTGGGGGCGCTCTTCCGTAGGCTCATAGATGACCTGGGGCTCAATCAGGCCCGCCTCGCCGGAGTGCTCGGCCTGTCGGCGCCCATGCTGTCGCAGCTGATGAGCGGCCAGCGCGCCAAGATCGGGAACCCCGCGGTGGTCCAGCGCGTACAACTGCTGCAGGACCTGGCGGGACAGGTGGCGGACGGCAGTGTGAGCGCTGCCGAGGCCACCGAGCGCATGGACGAGATCAAGAAGTCGCAAGGGGGCTCGGTGCTCAGCAACACCACGCAATCGACGACCAGTTCGGGGGGTGCACCCACGGTCAAGCGTGTGGTGCGCGAGATCCAGTCACTGCTGCGTTCGGTCGCTGCCGCGGGGGACATCATCGAGGCGGCCGACACTCTCGCCCCGACCCACCCGGAACTGGCAGAGTTCCTCCGGGTGTACGGAGCCGGCCGCACCTCGGACGCGGTCGCCCACTACCAGTCCCACCAGAGCTGA
- a CDS encoding class E sortase, translated as MLSPTSPLSSTGPLSASGPMSPASSPAPAYSAPYEQQPLVDDETVGLRIADIESIPGIPTPRPAERAVPPTGAGSGAGVPGGGRAARRKASKRHGRHGGAGGAQEGQEAQESGAASGAPLSRMEARRAARARKPGAAVMASRAIGEVFITTGVLMLLFVTYQLWWTNVRAHAQAGNEASSLQDDWANGKRNPGVFEPGQGFALLHIPKLDVVVPIAEGTDKKRVLDRGMVGHYAEEGVKTAMPDAKTGNFGLAGHRNTHGEPFRYINRLKPGDPIVVETQDKYFVYKMASILPVTSPSNTAVLDAIPKGAGFTKAGRYITLTTCTPEFTSKYRMIVWGTMVEERSRDKGKPDALVD; from the coding sequence CTGCTGAGTCCGACGAGCCCGCTGAGCTCGACGGGCCCGCTGAGCGCGTCCGGCCCGATGAGCCCGGCGAGTTCCCCGGCTCCGGCGTACTCCGCTCCGTACGAGCAGCAGCCCTTGGTCGACGACGAGACGGTCGGGCTGCGCATAGCGGACATCGAGTCCATACCGGGAATCCCGACGCCCCGACCCGCTGAGCGCGCCGTACCGCCCACAGGGGCCGGAAGCGGCGCCGGGGTGCCGGGTGGTGGCCGTGCGGCCCGTCGCAAGGCCTCCAAGCGCCACGGGCGGCATGGTGGGGCCGGTGGGGCACAGGAGGGGCAGGAGGCCCAGGAGAGCGGGGCGGCGTCCGGAGCGCCTCTCTCCCGCATGGAGGCGCGGCGCGCGGCGCGGGCACGGAAGCCGGGCGCGGCCGTGATGGCCAGCCGGGCGATCGGCGAGGTGTTCATCACCACCGGTGTACTGATGCTGCTGTTCGTGACGTACCAGCTCTGGTGGACGAACGTCCGGGCGCACGCGCAGGCGGGCAACGAGGCGAGCAGCCTCCAGGACGACTGGGCCAACGGCAAGCGGAACCCGGGGGTGTTCGAGCCGGGCCAGGGCTTCGCCCTCCTGCACATCCCGAAGCTCGATGTGGTCGTGCCGATAGCCGAGGGCACCGACAAGAAGCGGGTGCTGGACCGCGGCATGGTCGGCCACTACGCCGAGGAGGGCGTGAAGACGGCGATGCCGGACGCCAAGACGGGCAACTTCGGTCTGGCCGGGCATCGCAACACCCATGGCGAACCGTTCCGCTACATCAACCGCCTGAAGCCGGGCGACCCGATCGTCGTGGAGACGCAGGACAAGTACTTCGTGTACAAGATGGCGTCGATCCTGCCGGTAACGTCGCCGAGCAACACGGCCGTCCTGGACGCGATCCCCAAGGGCGCGGGCTTCACCAAGGCGGGCCGCTACATCACTCTCACCACCTGCACCCCGGAATTCACCAGCAAGTACCGGATGATCGTCTGGGGCACGATGGTCGAGGAACGATCACGCGACAAGGGCAAACCGGACGCCCTCGTCGACTGA
- the crgA gene encoding cell division protein CrgA — protein sequence MPKSRIRKKADYTPPPAKQATNIKLNSRAWVAPVMLAMFLIGLAWIVVFYVTDGSLPIDALGNWNIVVGFGFIAAGFGVSTQWK from the coding sequence GTGCCGAAGTCACGTATCCGCAAGAAGGCCGACTACACGCCGCCCCCGGCGAAGCAGGCGACCAACATCAAGCTGAACAGCCGTGCCTGGGTCGCCCCGGTCATGCTGGCCATGTTCCTCATCGGCCTCGCCTGGATCGTCGTGTTCTACGTGACGGACGGTTCGCTGCCGATCGACGCGTTGGGCAACTGGAACATCGTGGTGGGCTTCGGCTTCATCGCGGCGGGATTCGGCGTTTCCACGCAGTGGAAGTAA
- a CDS encoding peptidylprolyl isomerase, translating to MAEQLYATLKTNHGDIEVRLLPNHAPKTVRNFVELAKGEREWTNPATGAKSTDKLYDGTVFHRVISGFMIQGGDPLGNGTGGPGYEFEDEFHPDLGFDKPYLLAMANAGPGTNGSQFFITVSPTAWLTRKHTIFGEVSDGASQKVVDAIASAQTNPRTDRPVSDVVIESVVIETR from the coding sequence GTGGCTGAGCAGCTTTACGCCACCCTGAAGACCAATCACGGCGACATCGAAGTGCGGCTCCTGCCGAACCACGCGCCCAAGACGGTCCGGAACTTCGTCGAGCTCGCCAAGGGCGAGCGTGAGTGGACCAACCCGGCCACGGGTGCGAAGTCCACGGACAAGCTCTACGACGGCACGGTCTTCCACCGGGTGATCAGCGGATTCATGATTCAGGGCGGCGACCCGCTGGGCAACGGCACCGGCGGTCCCGGCTACGAGTTCGAGGACGAGTTCCACCCCGACCTCGGCTTCGACAAGCCGTACCTGCTGGCCATGGCGAACGCCGGCCCGGGCACCAACGGCTCCCAGTTCTTCATCACCGTCTCCCCGACGGCCTGGCTGACCCGCAAGCACACCATCTTCGGTGAGGTGAGCGACGGGGCCAGCCAGAAGGTCGTGGACGCCATCGCCTCCGCGCAGACCAACCCGCGCACCGACCGCCCGGTCAGCGACGTGGTCATCGAGTCGGTCGTCATCGAGACCCGCTGA
- a CDS encoding restriction endonuclease, whose product MINEAALLESKTLRDSALERTEVLDRVKALSLLPDGMHVTTAMVATYFQVGIKAIRSLVVDHRAELEANGYRVLTGSELSSFKELSGIQSRTASLALFSRRAVLNVAMLLRDSEVARQVRTYLLDMEYIARTQPVDNSVHSDAASLDDRIDQRITHVLGRTVVPMFNALIETSSEHRQELIALRTGVQRIERRLRQHNARLHRLEGPREDRPLAGVMASLDAMNGAEFEEHVAELLRRDGCTAVVVRGGHGDRGVDITGRTAAGRHLVVQCKRFAPYVSVTSPDVQKFLGAAKVLHNAEVALYVATCPFTRDALNIAADGGITAVARTLLEAWASGTTLDVLG is encoded by the coding sequence GTGATCAACGAGGCAGCTCTGCTGGAATCGAAGACCCTGCGCGACAGCGCGCTGGAGCGCACGGAAGTCCTCGACAGAGTCAAGGCACTGTCACTGCTGCCGGACGGCATGCATGTGACTACGGCGATGGTCGCCACGTACTTCCAGGTGGGCATCAAGGCCATCCGTTCCCTGGTGGTCGATCACCGAGCAGAACTGGAAGCAAACGGCTACCGGGTTTTGACAGGTTCAGAACTGAGCTCCTTCAAGGAGCTCAGTGGGATTCAGTCACGCACAGCATCCCTCGCGCTCTTCTCCCGCCGCGCAGTCCTCAACGTCGCCATGCTCCTCCGCGACAGCGAAGTCGCACGTCAGGTGCGTACGTACCTGCTCGACATGGAGTACATAGCTCGCACGCAGCCTGTGGATAACTCTGTCCACAGTGACGCCGCCTCCCTCGACGACCGCATCGACCAACGCATCACCCACGTCCTCGGCAGGACCGTCGTTCCGATGTTCAACGCCCTGATCGAGACATCGAGCGAGCACCGTCAGGAACTGATCGCCCTGCGCACCGGCGTCCAGCGCATCGAGCGGCGGCTCCGCCAGCACAACGCCCGGCTGCACCGGCTGGAAGGCCCCCGCGAGGACCGGCCACTCGCCGGAGTCATGGCGTCCCTCGACGCCATGAACGGAGCCGAGTTCGAGGAGCACGTCGCCGAACTGCTGCGCCGCGACGGCTGCACCGCTGTCGTCGTACGTGGCGGCCACGGAGACCGAGGCGTGGACATCACCGGACGTACCGCCGCCGGGCGGCACCTCGTCGTGCAGTGCAAGAGATTCGCGCCTTACGTCTCCGTCACCAGCCCCGACGTCCAGAAGTTCCTCGGCGCGGCCAAAGTCCTCCACAACGCGGAAGTGGCGCTCTACGTCGCCACATGCCCGTTCACGCGCGACGCCTTGAACATCGCGGCCGACGGCGGCATCACCGCCGTAGCTCGCACACTGCTTGAGGCATGGGCTTCAGGGACGACGCTGGACGTCCTGGGATAA